The Polyangiaceae bacterium genome includes a region encoding these proteins:
- a CDS encoding response regulator yields MADETKTLVLVADDEPSTRALVVGHLKRKGYRVVEASDGDEAWELAHEHLPDLVVLDVMMPGMSGWEVCRKIREAVSLAHTGVVMLTGIGEHLNEMTSPLYGADAYVDKPFEFSVLDAKVNETLARRRGGTVGRGDAESAPRPAKPAKAAKPAKPAKAAKPAKPAKAAKPAKPAKKPKAAKEPKAAKKPKAAEKPKAAKKPKAAKKPKAAEKPKAAKKPKAAKKPKAAKPAKAAKRAKTAKPAKKKRGKR; encoded by the coding sequence ATGGCCGACGAGACGAAGACGCTGGTTCTGGTTGCGGACGACGAGCCGAGCACGCGCGCTCTCGTGGTCGGGCATCTGAAGCGCAAGGGCTACCGCGTGGTCGAAGCCTCGGACGGCGACGAAGCGTGGGAGCTCGCGCACGAGCACCTGCCCGACTTGGTCGTGCTCGACGTGATGATGCCCGGCATGAGCGGCTGGGAGGTGTGTCGCAAGATCCGCGAGGCCGTCTCGCTCGCGCACACCGGCGTGGTGATGCTCACCGGCATCGGCGAGCACCTGAATGAAATGACCTCGCCGCTCTACGGCGCGGACGCCTACGTGGACAAGCCGTTCGAGTTCTCGGTGCTCGACGCGAAGGTGAACGAGACGCTCGCGCGCCGGCGCGGTGGCACGGTGGGCCGTGGCGACGCAGAGAGCGCACCGCGACCCGCCAAGCCTGCCAAGGCAGCGAAGCCCGCCAAGCCTGCCAAGGCAGCGAAGCCCGCCAAGCCTGCCAAGGCTGCGAAGCCCGCCAAGCCTGCGAAGAAGCCCAAGGCTGCGAAGGAGCCCAAGGCTGCGAAGAAGCCCAAGGCTGCGGAGAAGCCCAAGGCCGCGAAGAAGCCCAAGGCTGCGAAGAAGCCCAAGGCTGCGGAGAAGCCCAAGGCTGCGAAGAAGCCCAAGGCCGCGAAGAAGCCCAAGGCTGCGAAGCCCGCCAAGGCCGCGAAGAGGGCGAAGACGGCCAAGCCCGCGAAGAAGAAGCGCGGGAAGCGTTGA
- a CDS encoding nucleotidyl transferase AbiEii/AbiGii toxin family protein, giving the protein MGAVAPLSPAQRRALARLSGSGILDQLYLAGGVAVAFHLGHRRSNDLDFFSSTPELDLDVLRRRAIADLGATVVAQSDATLKVRVSGAVLDFVVYPYRPLARPAAGPDGVRIASLRDLAVMKLAAIARRGLRRDFWDLHEILTRTRSPLRNALRDYQKKFGTAEADLYHVVRALTWFEDADGDTAFPRGLTRAHWTEVKRWFEAEAAKTLRAL; this is encoded by the coding sequence ATGGGCGCCGTCGCGCCGCTCTCGCCTGCGCAGCGTCGCGCCCTGGCACGACTGAGCGGCTCGGGCATCCTCGACCAGCTGTACCTCGCGGGCGGCGTCGCGGTGGCGTTTCATCTCGGCCACCGTCGCTCGAACGATCTCGACTTCTTCTCGAGCACGCCCGAGCTGGACCTCGACGTGCTGCGGCGGCGAGCCATCGCCGACCTCGGAGCCACCGTGGTCGCTCAGTCCGACGCGACGTTGAAGGTCAGAGTGAGCGGCGCAGTGCTCGACTTCGTGGTGTATCCCTACCGCCCGCTCGCGCGGCCGGCGGCGGGCCCGGATGGCGTGCGAATCGCGAGTCTCCGAGACCTGGCCGTCATGAAGCTCGCGGCCATCGCGCGCCGGGGGCTGCGACGCGACTTCTGGGACCTGCACGAGATCCTCACGCGAACGCGGTCTCCCCTGCGAAACGCGCTGCGCGACTACCAGAAGAAGTTCGGCACCGCCGAGGCGGACCTGTACCACGTGGTTCGGGCTCTCACTTGGTTCGAAGACGCGGACGGCGACACCGCGTTTCCGCGGGGCCTCACTCGGGCGCACTGGACCGAGGTGAAGCGCTGGTTCGAGGCGGAAGCGGCCAAGACGTTGCGCGCCCTGTGA
- a CDS encoding MBL fold metallo-hydrolase: protein MLPFADAFRELGLLGRLDVLPVPSGYPSPKHVNLVLRRHAGQTTLFECGPARPDVVEETRRALEAHGVRRLDALCLTHCHGDHAGSAGLVAGHGRPAGERAPIYLHSAGYRFLTHPEAAFLNETYEIFQTRAHWGLHEYNAFSDEQMLNNALRKRFSGYFAKTPKRALSFVDRGALPPGILALATPGHSLDCVLYYDPELGVAVPGDTIICTGLVDKPETLAYVIPIFTVAGQAYSAAYERFLDSIRVLRRFFETHEVRAVLAPHGKFAVTRPLEWVSFAEAYFQGIYRALLEGFFGEPARRAEPFRACDLNAFIPSAGSHPISTPSHTFGMLCTLADEGYLSLEEHPRTRQITFRLEEMPPADYVERRLAEPVERLALLG, encoded by the coding sequence ATGCTGCCCTTCGCAGACGCCTTCCGCGAGCTCGGCCTGCTCGGCCGGCTCGACGTGTTGCCCGTCCCGAGCGGCTACCCCAGCCCCAAGCACGTGAACCTGGTGCTCCGGCGCCATGCCGGGCAGACGACGCTGTTCGAGTGCGGGCCGGCGCGACCCGACGTGGTGGAGGAGACGCGGCGCGCGCTCGAGGCCCACGGCGTGCGCCGCCTCGACGCGCTGTGCCTCACGCACTGTCACGGTGACCATGCGGGCAGCGCGGGCCTCGTCGCCGGTCACGGGCGGCCGGCCGGTGAGCGCGCGCCAATCTACCTGCACTCGGCGGGCTATCGCTTCCTGACCCACCCGGAGGCCGCGTTCCTCAACGAGACCTACGAGATCTTCCAGACCCGTGCGCACTGGGGGCTGCACGAGTACAACGCCTTCAGCGACGAGCAGATGCTGAACAACGCGCTCCGCAAGCGCTTCAGCGGCTACTTCGCCAAGACGCCCAAGCGCGCGCTCTCGTTCGTGGACAGGGGCGCGCTTCCTCCGGGCATCTTGGCGCTGGCCACGCCCGGTCACTCGTTGGACTGCGTGCTCTACTACGACCCCGAGCTCGGCGTGGCGGTGCCCGGTGACACCATCATCTGCACCGGCCTCGTCGACAAGCCGGAGACGCTCGCATACGTGATCCCGATCTTCACCGTCGCCGGGCAGGCGTATTCGGCGGCGTACGAGCGCTTCCTCGACAGTATCCGCGTGCTCCGGCGCTTCTTCGAGACCCACGAGGTGCGCGCCGTGCTGGCGCCGCACGGCAAGTTCGCGGTGACGCGCCCGCTCGAGTGGGTGAGCTTCGCCGAGGCGTATTTCCAGGGCATCTACCGCGCGCTGCTCGAGGGCTTCTTCGGCGAGCCGGCGCGGCGCGCCGAGCCTTTCCGCGCTTGCGATCTGAACGCCTTCATCCCGAGCGCGGGCTCTCACCCGATCTCGACCCCGAGCCACACCTTCGGCATGTTGTGTACGCTGGCGGACGAGGGCTATCTGTCGCTCGAGGAGCACCCGCGCACGCGGCAGATCACCTTCCGACTCGAGGAGATGCCGCCGGCGGACTACGTGGAGAGGCGCCTCGCGGAGCCGGTAGAGAGGCTCGCGCTCCTGGGCTAA
- a CDS encoding ATP-dependent DNA helicase has translation MAAAVERALADQRILLCEAGTGTGKTLAYLVPAILSGKKVVVSTATRALQEQIATRDLPLIEEHLGLDAQAAVMKGLGNYLCLRRFEEQRYQTLDPSREAALVHIEEWRQRTLSGDVSELGELPEDDPIWRDVTSSSDTRVGPGCKHFDECFVTRMRRDAEAARLVIVNHHLFFADLALRGPHPGRVLPDYDAVIFDEAHQLEDIATDFFGVRVSSARIEAILKDLERILVGASEPALGAGAIQGARRASDAFWARLAVQAEASTSPDARVAIERDVWSGELAARWHELDSALEGVVGLAESTRGRLTAGSSRLRQDPRAVADALEIASRRVTSLREQLAVAIDGGPGRVTWLEAGARSWTLSSTPVDVSGLFRDLVFESVPAVVLTSATLATGALRPDESPFAYLRARLGLDGDRVEVNEALIDSPFDFPNNALFYTPRDLPEPSDPAFIELASRRIVELTELTDGGAFVLTTSLRSMRGLHAALRGRLGGRELLLQGEAPKSALLERFRSDGRAVLVATSSFWEGVDIPGHALRLVVLEKIPFAVPTDPIVRARSARLEEQGENPFMKLFVPAAALALKQGFGRLIRTRADFGVVALFDDRVHRKSYGKRVLAALPPARRTDDLAMVRRFWAERS, from the coding sequence ATGGCGGCAGCCGTGGAGCGGGCGCTCGCCGACCAGCGCATCTTGTTGTGCGAGGCAGGAACAGGCACGGGCAAGACGCTGGCCTACCTGGTTCCGGCCATCCTCAGCGGGAAGAAGGTCGTGGTCTCGACCGCCACGCGCGCGCTACAGGAGCAGATCGCGACCCGCGACCTGCCGCTGATCGAGGAGCACCTGGGCCTCGACGCCCAGGCCGCGGTGATGAAGGGGCTCGGCAACTACCTGTGCCTGCGCCGCTTCGAGGAGCAGCGCTACCAGACCTTGGATCCGTCCCGCGAAGCCGCGCTCGTGCACATCGAAGAGTGGCGACAGCGGACGCTGAGCGGGGACGTGAGCGAGCTCGGCGAGCTGCCGGAGGACGACCCCATCTGGCGCGACGTCACCTCGTCGAGCGACACTCGCGTGGGCCCGGGCTGCAAACACTTCGACGAGTGCTTCGTCACGCGCATGCGTCGCGACGCCGAAGCGGCGCGCCTGGTGATCGTCAATCACCACCTGTTCTTCGCGGATCTGGCGCTGCGCGGGCCGCACCCGGGGCGCGTCTTGCCGGACTACGACGCCGTCATCTTCGACGAGGCGCACCAGCTCGAGGACATCGCCACGGACTTCTTCGGCGTGCGGGTGTCGAGCGCGCGCATCGAGGCCATCCTGAAAGACCTGGAGCGGATCCTGGTCGGTGCGTCGGAGCCGGCTCTGGGCGCCGGCGCCATCCAAGGGGCGCGGCGCGCTTCGGATGCGTTCTGGGCGCGGCTCGCCGTGCAGGCCGAGGCGAGCACGAGCCCGGACGCCCGCGTCGCCATCGAGCGCGACGTCTGGAGCGGCGAGCTGGCGGCGCGCTGGCACGAGCTCGACTCCGCGCTCGAGGGCGTCGTCGGGCTGGCGGAGTCGACGCGCGGGCGCCTGACCGCGGGGAGCTCGCGCTTGCGCCAAGACCCGCGGGCCGTCGCCGACGCGCTCGAGATCGCTTCGCGCCGGGTGACCTCGCTGCGCGAGCAGCTCGCCGTGGCCATCGACGGCGGGCCGGGGCGCGTCACCTGGCTCGAGGCCGGCGCGCGGAGCTGGACCTTGTCCTCGACGCCGGTGGACGTCTCCGGGTTGTTCCGCGATCTGGTGTTCGAGAGCGTGCCGGCGGTGGTGCTCACCAGCGCGACCCTGGCCACGGGCGCGCTGCGCCCGGACGAGAGCCCGTTTGCGTACCTGCGCGCGCGCCTCGGGCTCGACGGTGACCGCGTAGAGGTGAACGAAGCGCTGATCGACTCGCCCTTCGACTTCCCGAACAACGCGCTGTTCTACACGCCGCGAGACCTGCCGGAGCCGAGCGACCCGGCGTTCATCGAGCTGGCGTCGCGCCGCATCGTGGAGCTCACGGAGCTCACCGACGGCGGCGCGTTCGTGCTCACGACCAGCCTGCGCTCGATGCGTGGCCTCCACGCCGCCCTGCGCGGCCGGCTCGGCGGGCGCGAGCTGCTGTTGCAGGGCGAGGCGCCCAAGAGCGCGCTCCTCGAGCGCTTCCGCAGCGACGGACGCGCGGTGCTGGTGGCCACGTCCAGCTTCTGGGAGGGCGTGGACATCCCCGGGCACGCGCTCCGGCTGGTGGTGCTGGAGAAGATCCCGTTCGCGGTGCCGACCGATCCCATCGTGCGCGCGCGCTCCGCGCGCCTGGAGGAGCAGGGCGAGAACCCGTTCATGAAGCTGTTCGTGCCCGCGGCGGCGCTGGCGCTGAAGCAGGGCTTCGGCCGCTTGATCCGCACGCGCGCCGACTTCGGCGTGGTGGCGCTGTTCGACGATCGCGTCCACCGGAAGAGCTACGGAAAGCGGGTGCTGGCGGCGTTGCCTCCGGCCCGGCGCACCGACGACCTCGCCATGGTGAGGCGCTTCTGGGCCGAGCGCTCGTGA
- a CDS encoding PilZ domain-containing protein codes for MFTRIVSGQDSTPPSGAGSNAHSTRRQTGGARREASDRVRLFGKDSEVEGWTLNVSRGGVRIIVEDRVEVGNEYEISLGDEEHVRRPCRIVWVQEEADGQICGVQFLDTNTGPPPPGTIPPAPDSKSG; via the coding sequence ATGTTCACCCGGATCGTGAGCGGCCAAGACTCGACACCCCCGTCCGGAGCGGGGTCGAACGCGCACAGCACGCGCCGCCAAACCGGCGGGGCGCGGCGTGAGGCGTCCGACAGGGTCAGGCTCTTCGGCAAGGACTCGGAGGTCGAGGGCTGGACGCTCAACGTCAGCCGCGGCGGTGTGCGGATCATCGTCGAGGACCGCGTAGAGGTCGGCAACGAATACGAGATCTCGCTGGGAGACGAGGAGCATGTCCGCCGGCCCTGCCGCATCGTCTGGGTCCAAGAGGAGGCCGACGGGCAGATCTGCGGCGTGCAGTTCCTCGACACCAACACCGGGCCCCCGCCTCCAGGCACCATCCCGCCTGCGCCGGACTCGAAGAGCGGGTGA
- a CDS encoding SurA N-terminal domain-containing protein, which produces MLSFFRKGGGGQIIIGGIVFAIIVVFIMEFRPGREGGAGISRECAVKLLESCIDRKEYFAAFGLIVPRELPQKKVKEMGLRKVVMDGFVERELLLKEAARLGVGVSEEELDEELSSGRARVSVPYHQLDWLGYSLGISQEMVRLLPVKSAQTSEFDYKIYERVVRNTTNRSPKEFKEMQRREVVAQRVRDLVRSRVRVSETEAYAQWERERSKAVARVVSVQREWFGKWVVDASDGAVDDWALKNQKQVDDAWKQAQASWKAECPLVSEVVASVEEESGDATKTEKRQQVQSALDRIKKGEAFEVVAKSASEGAADIGCLDESYGPGAKELLDAVKTMKAGQVSEVLESKRGFHVLKFHGLLAEKDVEKTGKRATARRMAVPAMATELAKEFADKLIEKAKGGAKLEDAAKELALEYAGRRAPKKPVMMPGVEAPAAPKPAAEPPALEDALRPKVEITAPFSIAGSPIESPMPGEAPAAKLFELKDVDALVDKPVRTTTGFAVLQLKEKTLAKKEDFAKDRLAILRGLRVAKEQDAVVRYIAALRSKVKDKITYDQRLLEDTSADDGSGDG; this is translated from the coding sequence ATGCTGTCGTTCTTTCGCAAAGGTGGAGGCGGCCAGATCATCATCGGCGGGATCGTCTTCGCGATCATCGTCGTCTTCATCATGGAGTTCCGCCCCGGGCGCGAGGGCGGCGCGGGCATCTCCCGCGAGTGCGCGGTGAAGCTCCTGGAGAGCTGCATCGACCGCAAGGAGTACTTCGCGGCCTTCGGGCTGATCGTCCCCCGCGAGCTCCCGCAGAAGAAGGTCAAGGAGATGGGCCTGCGCAAGGTCGTCATGGACGGCTTCGTCGAGCGCGAGCTCTTGCTCAAAGAGGCCGCGCGGCTCGGGGTCGGGGTGAGCGAGGAGGAGCTCGACGAAGAGCTGTCGTCCGGCCGCGCCCGCGTGTCGGTGCCCTACCACCAGCTGGACTGGCTGGGCTACTCGCTTGGGATCAGCCAGGAGATGGTCCGGCTCCTGCCGGTGAAGAGCGCCCAGACGAGCGAGTTCGACTACAAGATCTACGAGCGGGTCGTGCGCAACACCACGAACCGCAGCCCCAAGGAGTTCAAGGAGATGCAGCGCCGCGAGGTGGTGGCGCAGCGCGTCCGCGATCTGGTGCGCTCGCGGGTCCGCGTCTCCGAGACCGAGGCCTACGCGCAGTGGGAGCGCGAGCGCTCGAAGGCCGTGGCCCGCGTCGTCTCCGTCCAACGGGAGTGGTTCGGCAAGTGGGTGGTGGACGCCTCGGACGGCGCCGTGGACGACTGGGCGCTCAAGAACCAGAAGCAGGTCGATGACGCCTGGAAGCAGGCTCAGGCCAGCTGGAAAGCGGAGTGCCCGCTGGTCAGCGAGGTCGTGGCCTCCGTCGAGGAAGAGTCCGGCGACGCCACCAAGACCGAGAAGCGCCAGCAGGTGCAGAGCGCGCTCGACCGCATCAAGAAGGGCGAGGCCTTCGAAGTCGTGGCAAAGTCCGCGAGCGAAGGCGCCGCCGACATCGGCTGCCTGGACGAGAGCTACGGCCCCGGCGCCAAGGAGCTGCTCGACGCCGTCAAGACCATGAAGGCCGGCCAGGTCTCCGAGGTCCTCGAGTCGAAGCGCGGCTTCCACGTGCTCAAGTTCCACGGACTTCTTGCGGAGAAAGACGTCGAGAAGACCGGCAAGCGCGCGACCGCGCGGCGCATGGCCGTGCCGGCCATGGCCACCGAGCTCGCCAAGGAGTTCGCCGACAAGCTGATCGAGAAGGCCAAGGGCGGCGCCAAGCTCGAGGACGCCGCCAAGGAGCTGGCGCTCGAGTACGCCGGACGGCGCGCGCCCAAGAAGCCCGTGATGATGCCCGGGGTCGAGGCGCCTGCGGCGCCGAAGCCCGCCGCCGAGCCGCCGGCGTTGGAGGATGCGCTCCGCCCCAAGGTGGAGATCACCGCACCTTTCAGCATCGCTGGCAGCCCCATCGAGAGCCCGATGCCCGGCGAGGCGCCGGCCGCCAAGCTGTTCGAGCTGAAGGACGTGGACGCGCTGGTGGACAAGCCGGTCAGGACCACGACGGGCTTCGCCGTGCTCCAGCTCAAGGAGAAGACCTTGGCCAAGAAGGAAGACTTCGCCAAGGACCGCCTGGCCATCCTGCGCGGCCTGCGGGTGGCCAAGGAGCAGGACGCCGTCGTGCGCTACATCGCGGCGCTGCGCAGCAAGGTGAAGGACAAGATCACCTACGACCAGCGGCTGCTCGAGGATACCTCCGCCGACGACGGCTCGGGAGACGGTTGA
- a CDS encoding insulinase family protein, translating into MRGVHRVVVNAQLRTGPAYEPPEDNGVSHFLEHMLYRGTERHPSAHAQADAFESLGGTLGASTYVDHGSMAISVPVESFAKTLPLFAEVYRTPLFSQIEIEKGIVGEEILESLDDDGEPVGADELIRTLCFGDHPLGRPIVGTPENLEAVDEKKLRRYHDALYVGANTVLCIAGPVDAGAVLDEVARVFAGLARGAAPSTPALAEQTAPRFRYVDHAGSQTELRVAFRAPPDLHPLEPATDILLRVLDDGMSTRLYHRICDEKGLCYDVSAGYEAYVSGGIFDLAAEATHERAEELLGELFALVRELRDQGPTDAELDKVRARLGWHFEAMLDDPGELATFVASGVLTDVAPKLAERRAQLLSVTRADVRRAAEHVFTSRGLSVLAVGSLRKRERKSLERATLDFS; encoded by the coding sequence ATGCGCGGCGTGCACCGCGTGGTCGTGAACGCTCAGCTGCGCACGGGTCCGGCCTACGAGCCCCCGGAGGACAACGGCGTCAGCCACTTCCTCGAGCACATGCTGTACCGCGGCACCGAGCGCCACCCCTCCGCGCACGCTCAGGCCGACGCCTTCGAGAGCCTGGGCGGCACGCTGGGAGCCTCGACCTACGTGGACCACGGCAGCATGGCCATCTCCGTGCCGGTCGAGTCGTTCGCGAAGACCCTGCCGCTCTTCGCGGAGGTTTACCGGACGCCGCTCTTCAGCCAGATCGAGATCGAGAAGGGCATCGTCGGCGAGGAGATCCTGGAGAGCCTGGACGACGACGGCGAGCCCGTGGGCGCCGACGAGCTGATCCGGACGCTGTGCTTCGGCGATCACCCGCTGGGCCGGCCCATCGTCGGCACGCCCGAAAACCTGGAAGCGGTGGACGAGAAGAAGCTCCGCCGCTACCACGACGCGCTCTATGTCGGAGCCAACACCGTGCTCTGCATCGCCGGTCCGGTGGACGCCGGCGCGGTGCTCGACGAGGTGGCGAGGGTGTTCGCGGGGCTCGCGCGTGGCGCGGCGCCGAGCACGCCGGCGCTGGCCGAGCAGACCGCCCCGCGCTTTCGTTACGTGGACCACGCCGGGAGCCAGACCGAGCTCCGGGTCGCGTTCCGCGCGCCGCCCGACCTGCACCCGCTCGAGCCGGCGACGGACATCCTGCTCCGCGTGCTCGACGACGGCATGTCCACGCGGCTCTACCACCGCATCTGCGACGAGAAAGGGCTCTGCTACGACGTCTCGGCGGGCTACGAGGCCTACGTCTCCGGAGGCATCTTCGACCTGGCGGCGGAGGCGACCCACGAACGCGCGGAGGAGCTGTTGGGGGAGCTGTTCGCGCTGGTACGCGAGCTCCGGGATCAGGGCCCGACCGACGCGGAGCTCGACAAGGTGCGCGCCCGGCTGGGCTGGCACTTCGAGGCGATGCTCGACGACCCGGGTGAGCTGGCGACCTTCGTCGCGTCCGGGGTGCTCACGGACGTCGCGCCCAAGCTCGCGGAGCGCCGAGCGCAGCTGCTCTCGGTGACTCGTGCCGACGTGCGGCGTGCCGCGGAGCACGTGTTCACGAGCCGGGGCCTGAGCGTGCTGGCCGTGGGCTCCCTGCGCAAGCGCGAGCGCAAGTCGCTGGAGCGGGCGACGCTCGACTTCTCCTGA
- a CDS encoding branched-chain amino acid transaminase, giving the protein MLEYGQKVWKDGEISDWKSGGNLSLLTHTLHYGVGAFEGIRAYKRARGETAIFRLREHIDRLFDSCQLVMIKPTVTREQVVQGCIDVLRANEMAEAYLRPIALIADGAMGVYAPKNPVATYIATWKWGTYLGPEALEKGIRCMVSSFSRHHINVSFAKGKLVGQYINSVMAKQEAKLAGFDEAILTDVNGYVSEGSGENIFLVKSGKLLTPPQAASILSGITRDTVITLAREEGLVVTEQFITRDELYLADEVFLTGTAAEITPVREINHRSIGSGQAGPITRAMQKRYFDVVKGSDDSHPEWLTRV; this is encoded by the coding sequence ATGCTCGAATACGGTCAGAAAGTCTGGAAAGACGGCGAGATCAGCGACTGGAAGTCGGGCGGCAATCTGTCGCTCCTGACCCACACGCTGCACTACGGGGTGGGTGCCTTCGAGGGCATCCGAGCCTACAAACGCGCGCGCGGCGAGACCGCGATCTTCCGCCTCCGGGAGCACATCGACCGGCTCTTCGACTCGTGTCAGCTGGTGATGATCAAGCCGACCGTGACCCGCGAGCAGGTCGTGCAGGGCTGCATCGACGTGCTCCGCGCGAACGAGATGGCGGAGGCGTACCTGCGCCCCATCGCGCTGATCGCCGACGGTGCCATGGGCGTGTACGCGCCGAAGAACCCGGTCGCGACCTACATCGCGACCTGGAAGTGGGGCACTTACCTCGGCCCCGAGGCGCTGGAGAAGGGCATCCGTTGCATGGTGTCGTCGTTCTCGCGGCACCACATCAACGTGTCCTTCGCCAAGGGCAAGCTGGTCGGCCAGTACATCAACAGCGTGATGGCCAAGCAGGAGGCGAAGCTCGCGGGCTTCGACGAGGCCATCCTGACCGACGTGAACGGTTACGTCTCCGAGGGCTCGGGCGAGAACATCTTCCTGGTCAAGAGCGGCAAGCTGCTGACGCCGCCGCAGGCGGCCTCGATCCTGAGCGGCATCACTCGCGATACCGTGATCACCCTGGCGCGCGAAGAGGGGCTGGTCGTCACCGAGCAGTTCATCACTCGCGACGAGCTGTACCTGGCGGACGAGGTCTTTCTGACCGGCACCGCCGCCGAGATCACGCCGGTGCGGGAGATCAACCACCGCAGCATTGGCAGCGGGCAGGCGGGCCCCATCACTCGCGCGATGCAGAAGCGCTACTTCGACGTGGTCAAGGGCAGCGACGACTCGCACCCGGAGTGGCTGACCCGCGTGTGA
- a CDS encoding OmpA family protein: MKTAVLAMTLAAFACVACGGDEKKPPTAPTGGTDDPTANAKKATNDGSGEKPGDNPAQSQINISDEIRKACGISDVDAHFAFNSSNIREQDHKILGQLATCFTSGPLAGREMRLVGHADPRGEPEYNMVLGGKRADNVKGFIAKKGMNADKIATTSRGEMDATGTDEATWSKDRRVDVVLGD; this comes from the coding sequence ATGAAGACGGCCGTGCTCGCAATGACACTCGCTGCCTTCGCCTGCGTGGCGTGCGGCGGCGACGAGAAGAAACCCCCGACCGCTCCCACCGGCGGCACGGATGACCCGACCGCGAACGCCAAGAAGGCCACCAACGACGGCTCGGGCGAGAAACCCGGCGACAACCCGGCGCAGTCGCAGATCAACATCTCCGACGAGATCCGCAAGGCCTGCGGCATCTCGGACGTGGACGCGCACTTCGCCTTCAACTCGTCGAACATCCGCGAGCAGGATCACAAGATCCTGGGACAGCTCGCCACCTGCTTCACCAGCGGCCCCCTGGCGGGCCGGGAGATGCGCCTGGTGGGCCACGCGGATCCGCGCGGCGAGCCGGAGTACAACATGGTCCTGGGCGGCAAGCGCGCCGACAACGTCAAGGGCTTCATCGCCAAGAAGGGCATGAACGCGGACAAGATCGCCACCACCTCGCGAGGCGAGATGGACGCGACCGGAACCGACGAAGCGACCTGGAGCAAGGATCGCCGCGTCGACGTGGTGCTCGGCGACTGA
- a CDS encoding MotA/TolQ/ExbB proton channel family protein produces MVLAAPAAADAQLNPVKLMLGSSGVVLVVLLILIVAATGVWVIWLLKSMQLRRLMSAQHQFEREAERAAGSSDLITLALKHRDSPGGRVVMELAKRHHMPNLSSDLLMAVAKRAIASEQQRASTLMPTLSSIASATPFIGLFGTVWGIMNAFIKIGVEKSASLPVVAPAIGEALIATAFGLVAAIPATIGFNYVDKRIGDLMEELTASSEAWAEVLAADPGGPTSAVPLVKESNRPPAQPGYARG; encoded by the coding sequence ATGGTGCTCGCCGCTCCCGCCGCTGCCGACGCGCAGCTGAACCCCGTCAAGCTGATGCTCGGTTCCTCGGGCGTCGTGCTGGTGGTGCTGTTGATCCTGATCGTCGCGGCGACGGGAGTATGGGTGATCTGGCTCTTGAAGAGCATGCAGCTGCGCCGGCTGATGTCGGCGCAGCACCAGTTCGAGCGCGAGGCCGAGCGCGCCGCGGGCTCTTCGGATCTGATCACGCTGGCGCTCAAGCACCGCGACTCCCCCGGCGGACGCGTGGTGATGGAGCTCGCGAAGCGGCATCACATGCCGAACCTGTCGAGCGACCTGCTGATGGCGGTGGCCAAGCGCGCAATCGCGTCGGAGCAGCAGCGCGCCTCGACGCTGATGCCGACGCTCTCCAGCATCGCCTCCGCCACGCCCTTCATCGGCCTGTTCGGCACGGTCTGGGGCATCATGAACGCGTTCATCAAGATCGGCGTCGAGAAGAGCGCCTCGCTGCCCGTGGTGGCCCCCGCCATCGGCGAGGCGCTGATCGCCACGGCCTTCGGCCTGGTCGCGGCCATCCCCGCGACCATCGGCTTCAACTACGTGGACAAGCGCATCGGCGACCTGATGGAGGAGCTGACCGCTTCGTCCGAGGCCTGGGCCGAGGTCCTGGCCGCGGATCCCGGCGGGCCGACCTCCGCCGTGCCGCTGGTCAAGGAGTCGAACCGCCCGCCCGCGCAGCCGGGCTACGCCAGAGGCTGA
- a CDS encoding biopolymer transporter ExbD yields MGMQVGSRRRGGFRDINVTPLVDVMLVLLIVFMVTAPLLTTGLRIDLPEVKAAETPVKDARLLVTVTKEERVLFGEKDVTGRVAQALRESQRVQTERELYIRADKDARYGIVADVVAAARNSGVESLNLLVQPELEEVADEPEKPGKAGAGGMGKPATPSQKKK; encoded by the coding sequence ATGGGCATGCAGGTCGGCTCACGACGTCGCGGAGGCTTCCGCGACATCAACGTCACCCCGCTGGTGGACGTGATGCTGGTCTTGCTCATCGTGTTCATGGTCACCGCGCCGCTCCTGACCACCGGCCTCCGCATCGACTTGCCGGAGGTGAAGGCCGCCGAGACGCCGGTGAAGGACGCGCGCCTGCTCGTGACGGTCACCAAGGAAGAGCGCGTGCTGTTCGGCGAGAAGGACGTCACCGGCAGAGTCGCCCAGGCCCTGCGCGAGAGCCAGCGCGTGCAGACCGAGCGCGAGCTCTACATCCGCGCCGACAAGGACGCGCGCTACGGCATCGTGGCCGACGTGGTCGCCGCCGCCCGCAACAGCGGCGTCGAGTCGCTGAACCTGCTGGTCCAGCCGGAGCTGGAAGAGGTGGCCGACGAGCCGGAGAAGCCCGGAAAAGCCGGCGCCGGTGGAATGGGCAAGCCAGCAACGCCGTCTCAGAAGAAGAAGTGA